GTTGCAGGCCCGCTGCCCCAAACACGTCGCCTACGTCGAGTTGGCTGAAAACTCTGGGGAGCACTCGGCGGTATTGGCTGGCTTGCGCCATGCCCGCGGCCGGTATGCCGTGATTGTTGACGACGACGGCCAGCACTCGCCGACCGAGGCGTTGCGGCTGTGGCGATACGCCATCGAACACGATCTGCCGCTGGTTTACAGTCGCTACGGCACCCCGCGACAGTCGTTTTGGCGTCGGCTGGCCAGCACGCTGCACAACCGGCTGGCGCGCCGGCTGCTGGGGGCGCCGCGAGGGCTGTATCTGTCAAGTTTCAAGGTGCTGGCCCGGCCGGTGATTGACCAGATGGTCCGCTATCACGGCGCGCGGCCGTTCATCGATGCGCTCGCCCTGCGGGCCGCCGCTCGTGTTGGCCAACTCCAGGTGCAACATCTGCCGCGCCTGGCGGGCCAGTCGAATTACAACCTGCGCCGGTTGCTGGCGCTATGGTGCCGGCTGGTATTCGGCTTCACTCGCTGGCCGCTGGGTGTCGCGGCCATTTTGTCGGTGCTGGGGGCGCTGGCCGCCAGCCTGACGCAGTTTTCCTCGATTGCCACTGGAACAAATCTCGCTCGCAAGGCCCTCGCGTTTGGCGCCGTGTCTTGTCTGATCATGGCCGCTGGCTTGGCGTTGGGTTGGCTGCTGTGGCAATGGCGGTTCGAGCGCGGGCGGGTGGCGTATCGCGTGGCGCGCTTTTTGCCCGTTGCTGAACTTGGTGAAGCGCTGTCCCCCCCGACCGTGTTGCCGTTGGAAGTTGATCCGGCGGTCGACTCCCTGGGACTCCCCACCTGAGCGAGCTGTTGCCGTGCTTATGTTTGAACACCCCGAATCCGCGCCCCGCGCCACGCCGACCCCGTTAACGGGCCATGACAGGGTGATGATGTTCGACTTGGGTCGCTCAATCGCCGAGTACCAGCCGGAGTTTCAGGCCGCCATCGCGCGTGTGCTGGCCTCGGGCCGGTTGATCTTGGGCGAGGAAGTCGCCGCTTTTGAACGCGAATTCGCCGCGCAATTCGGCAGCCCGCACGCGGTGGGCGTTGGCTCGGGCTTTGCCGCCTTGGCGCTGGCGTTGTTGGCGTTGGGAATCGGACCTGGCGACGAGGTGATCACGGTTGCGAACACTGCTGTTCCCACGGCCGCCGCCATTCGCTCGGTCGGCGCCGCCGTGCGATTTGTCGACGTTGACCCCCGCTCGCTGGTCATGACCGCCGAACAGGTCGAGCCGGCCATCGGCTCGCGAACCGCCGCCGTCTTGCCAGTTCACTTGTACGGCCAGCCGGTCGACATGACGGCGCTGGTCAACCTGGCCTGCCGCCGCGGACTGAAGATCGTCGAAGATTGCTCCCACGCCCACGGCGCCACTTGGCAAGGTCGCGGGGTCGGCACGTTCGGCGACGTCGGTTGCTTCTCGTGTTACCCGACCAAGAACCTGGGCGCGTTTGGCGACGCGGGCGTGTGCGTCACCAGTGATGCCATGCTGGCCCAGCGGTTGCGACAACTGCGCGTATATGGTTGCGACCCAAGTGGCGTCGCGATCAACCAGGGGCGCAACAGCCGGCTCGACGAGCTACAGGCCGCCGTGCTGCGCGTGCGGCTGGCTCACTTTGGCCAGACCTTCGCCGCGCGGCGAGCGCTGGCGGCCGGCTACCTCGAACGCTTGCGGCACTCGTCGCTCACGCTGCCCCACCCGGTTGGCAATGTGACGCACGCCTATCATCTATTCGTAATCCGCACATCCGAGCGGGCACGGCTGGTCAAACGGCTGCGCGCGTCGCGGATCGACACGACCATTCATTATCCGCTGCCATTGCACCACATGCCTGCGTTCCGTGACGAGGGGTCGCCCCCCGCGCTCCCCGTCACGGAACGCATGGTTCAGGAGATCGTATCATTGCCACTTTACACTGGAATGCCGCTGACCGACTTGGAGCGGGTGACGAGTGCCATCGAGGCCGCTCTGTCGACGTGAGCCAAACGCTCAACCTTGAATTGGGCCGCATGGCCGAACTCGACGCCGATCACTGGTGGTACGTCGGGCTGCGCGATGCGTTGGCGTCGGTGCTGCGCGCCGCGGGCGCCGAGCGGAGCGACGTGCGACGCG
The window above is part of the Planctomycetota bacterium genome. Proteins encoded here:
- a CDS encoding glycosyltransferase — translated: MHHNWPRATAPLTHASDSPHARPSPLESKPVELSFVIPVFNSEHTLAAVVDEIGRAARRIDFEIVLVNDGSVDQSAQVAAWLQARCPKHVAYVELAENSGEHSAVLAGLRHARGRYAVIVDDDGQHSPTEALRLWRYAIEHDLPLVYSRYGTPRQSFWRRLASTLHNRLARRLLGAPRGLYLSSFKVLARPVIDQMVRYHGARPFIDALALRAAARVGQLQVQHLPRLAGQSNYNLRRLLALWCRLVFGFTRWPLGVAAILSVLGALAASLTQFSSIATGTNLARKALAFGAVSCLIMAAGLALGWLLWQWRFERGRVAYRVARFLPVAELGEALSPPTVLPLEVDPAVDSLGLPT
- a CDS encoding DegT/DnrJ/EryC1/StrS family aminotransferase, which encodes MMFDLGRSIAEYQPEFQAAIARVLASGRLILGEEVAAFEREFAAQFGSPHAVGVGSGFAALALALLALGIGPGDEVITVANTAVPTAAAIRSVGAAVRFVDVDPRSLVMTAEQVEPAIGSRTAAVLPVHLYGQPVDMTALVNLACRRGLKIVEDCSHAHGATWQGRGVGTFGDVGCFSCYPTKNLGAFGDAGVCVTSDAMLAQRLRQLRVYGCDPSGVAINQGRNSRLDELQAAVLRVRLAHFGQTFAARRALAAGYLERLRHSSLTLPHPVGNVTHAYHLFVIRTSERARLVKRLRASRIDTTIHYPLPLHHMPAFRDEGSPPALPVTERMVQEIVSLPLYTGMPLTDLERVTSAIEAALST